Part of the Oxyura jamaicensis isolate SHBP4307 breed ruddy duck chromosome 28 unlocalized genomic scaffold, BPBGC_Ojam_1.0 oxy28_random_OJ70940, whole genome shotgun sequence genome, tcCGGGGACTGGGGGTTACCCTGACCTCCCCCATcatctccccctcccctccccagctacAAGTCGTGCATCCCCGAGCCGCTGCGGTGCCAgatccagcagcacagcttcctcACCCGCAAGCGCATCCGCCGCCGCTTCAGCAAGTCCCTGCGCAGGATCGGGGGGTGCCAGGCGGACGGGCGCCACCTGAAGCTCAAATACCTGCTGGACCTGGAGCGGCTGCAGCGGCGCTGGGCCGAGGAGAGCTTCGCCGTGCGCGGCCCCGACGCCAACATCACCATCCACGTGGCCGGCGAGAACGGCGTCTCCTGGAGCTGCGGCAGCTCCGAGGTGCCGGGGatggggttttttttttgggggggggggggggcggaagatgggggggagaggggggggcgTCTGGTTATAGGGTGAGGGGGGACGCAGAGGGCAGCCCCCGCCGGTGTCCCCGCAGAGCCGCCAGCACTTCTGTGACTTCCCCGACATCGCCGACGTCAGCATCAAGCAGGCGAGCCGGGACGGCAGCCCCGTGGAGAACCGCATCGTCACCCTCACCAAGACGGACAACAGGGTGCTGGTgagccggggagggggcacgggggggggacAACGACACGGGGGAGGGTTTTGGAGGCGGGGGGGGCACTCACCTTCCCCCTGCCCTAGGAGGTGGAGTTCCCCACGCTGCGGGAAGCTCGCTCCTTCGTGGCGCTCATCGACGGCTACTACCGCCTGACGGCGGACGCCCACCACTACTTCTGCAAGGAggtggcccccccccccccgctggaGGACGTGGGGAACCAGGGCCCCGGGCCCAtcggggggggggcccccccccccccccggacccaCCAGCGATGGGGCTCAAAGAGGGAGGGAATTATTTAGGGGGCAGGCACGAGGCTGGCGGGCACCGCTCCGCGTCCTGGGGGATGCTCGGGT contains:
- the LOC118158477 gene encoding tyrosine-protein kinase JAK3-like, which gives rise to AGTPPNHLFTVEDARSQVVVYRIRFFFPNWCGLGQSHRFQLLSDRASPVLDYPVIDYLFAQSRSDFIGGRVEVALSLPRQEQCLSLAVLDMLRIAKEKRQSPDEVFSCVSYKSCIPEPLRCQIQQHSFLTRKRIRRRFSKSLRRIGGCQADGRHLKLKYLLDLERLQRRWAEESFAVRGPDANITIHVAGENGVSWSCGSSESRQHFCDFPDIADVSIKQASRDGSPVENRIVTLTKTDNRVLEVEFPTLREARSFVALIDGYYRLTADAHHYFCKEVAPPPPLED